Proteins encoded by one window of Chondromyces crocatus:
- the groES gene encoding co-chaperone GroES, with translation MKIRPLQDRIVVKRLEGETKTKGGIIIPDSAKEKPIEGQVVAVGNGKVLKNGKNRPLEVSVGDVVLFGKYSGTEVKIDGEEHVLLREDDILAVTQK, from the coding sequence ATGAAGATCAGGCCGCTGCAGGACAGGATCGTGGTCAAGCGTCTGGAGGGAGAGACGAAGACCAAGGGGGGGATCATCATCCCCGACTCGGCCAAGGAGAAGCCCATCGAGGGCCAGGTCGTGGCCGTGGGGAACGGGAAGGTTCTCAAGAACGGCAAGAACCGCCCGCTCGAGGTGAGCGTCGGTGATGTGGTCCTGTTCGGGAAGTACAGCGGGACCGAGGTGAAGATCGATGGCGAGGAGCATGTGCTGCTCCGTGAGGATGACATCCTCGCCGTGACGCAAAAGTAA
- the groL gene encoding chaperonin GroEL (60 kDa chaperone family; promotes refolding of misfolded polypeptides especially under stressful conditions; forms two stacked rings of heptamers to form a barrel-shaped 14mer; ends can be capped by GroES; misfolded proteins enter the barrel where they are refolded when GroES binds) — MSAKEIVYSRSARASILRGVNTLADAVKVTLGPKGRNVVIEKSWGSPVVTKDGVTVAKEIELHGKLENMGAQMVREVASKTSDRAGDGTTTATVLAQAIYADGLRLVEAGHNPMGLKRGIDAAVEKVLQSIHDSATPTRDKAQIAQVATISANGDREIGEILAEAMEKVGKEGVITVEENKRMTTELDTVDGMQFDRGYLSPYFVTDADKMRTVMNDPLILVHEKKIAAMADLLPLLEQVVKQGRELLIIAEDIEGEALATLVVNRLRGTIKVAAVKAPGFGDRRKEMLKDIAILTGATAFMEDLGQKLESATVHDLGTAKRVEIDKDNTVIVDGAGDKTAIKGRIESIRKQIGDTSSDYDREKLQERLAKLAGGVAVVRVGAATETEMKEKKARVEDALHATRAAVEEGIVVGGGVALLRAAASLDALSFDDERKVGVGIVRRSLEAPIRQISKNAGLEGSVVVEKVRAGQGHFGFNAATDTYEDLMAAGVIDPAKVVRHALANAASVSGLMLTTEALIAEKPKKEKAAAGPGGGGGMGGMGGMGGMGGMGGMGGMGDFDM; from the coding sequence ATGTCTGCCAAGGAGATTGTCTACAGCCGCAGCGCTCGGGCCTCGATCCTGAGGGGCGTCAACACGCTCGCCGACGCCGTCAAGGTGACCCTCGGTCCCAAGGGCCGGAACGTCGTGATCGAGAAGAGCTGGGGCTCTCCCGTGGTGACCAAGGACGGGGTCACCGTGGCCAAGGAGATCGAGCTTCACGGCAAGCTCGAGAACATGGGGGCGCAGATGGTGCGCGAGGTCGCCTCCAAGACCAGCGATCGGGCTGGCGACGGCACCACGACGGCCACCGTACTGGCTCAGGCGATCTACGCTGACGGCCTTCGCCTCGTCGAGGCGGGTCACAACCCGATGGGTCTGAAGCGCGGCATCGACGCCGCCGTCGAGAAGGTGCTCCAGTCGATCCATGACAGCGCCACGCCGACGCGCGACAAGGCGCAGATCGCCCAGGTTGCCACCATCAGCGCCAACGGCGATCGCGAGATCGGCGAGATCCTCGCCGAGGCGATGGAGAAGGTGGGCAAGGAAGGCGTCATCACCGTCGAAGAGAACAAGCGGATGACGACGGAGCTCGACACCGTCGACGGGATGCAGTTCGACCGTGGGTACCTGTCGCCCTACTTCGTGACCGACGCCGACAAGATGCGGACCGTGATGAACGACCCGCTCATCCTCGTCCACGAGAAGAAGATCGCCGCGATGGCCGATCTCCTCCCCCTCCTCGAGCAGGTCGTGAAGCAGGGCCGTGAGCTCCTGATCATCGCCGAGGACATCGAGGGTGAGGCCCTCGCGACCCTCGTGGTGAACCGGCTGCGTGGCACCATCAAGGTGGCTGCCGTGAAGGCGCCCGGGTTCGGCGATCGCCGCAAGGAGATGCTCAAGGACATCGCGATCCTGACGGGCGCCACGGCGTTCATGGAGGATCTCGGCCAGAAGCTCGAGAGCGCCACCGTGCACGATCTCGGGACGGCCAAGCGCGTCGAGATCGACAAGGACAACACGGTCATCGTCGACGGCGCCGGCGACAAGACGGCCATCAAGGGCCGCATCGAGTCGATCCGGAAGCAGATCGGCGACACGTCGAGCGACTACGACCGCGAGAAGCTCCAGGAGCGCCTGGCCAAGCTCGCTGGCGGCGTCGCCGTGGTGCGCGTCGGTGCCGCGACCGAGACGGAGATGAAGGAGAAGAAGGCGCGCGTCGAGGATGCCCTCCACGCCACCCGCGCTGCCGTCGAAGAAGGCATCGTCGTCGGTGGTGGTGTGGCGCTGCTCCGTGCCGCAGCGTCGCTCGACGCGCTGTCCTTCGACGACGAGCGCAAGGTGGGTGTCGGCATCGTCCGGCGCTCGCTCGAAGCCCCCATCCGTCAGATCTCGAAGAACGCCGGGCTCGAGGGCTCCGTCGTGGTCGAGAAGGTCCGCGCGGGGCAAGGCCACTTCGGCTTCAATGCCGCGACGGACACCTACGAAGATCTGATGGCCGCTGGCGTGATCGATCCCGCCAAGGTCGTCCGCCACGCGCTCGCCAATGCGGCGAGCGTCTCGGGCCTGATGCTGACCACCGAAGCCTTGATCGCCGAGAAGCCGAAGAAGGAGAAGGCGGCCGCCGGTCCCGGCGGTGGTGGCGGCATGGGCGGCATGGGCGGCATGGGCGGCATGGGCGGCATGGGCGGCATGGGCGGCATGGGCGACTTCGATATGTGA
- a CDS encoding Crp/Fnr family transcriptional regulator: protein MSDPLFDRFGREFEAGDVLFNEGESGAVMFVIQTGSVRITKDVAGEQKSLAVLGPGEFVGEMAILNSKPRAATATVVEPTRCLVVEARMLETMVARNGEVALRLIKKLAKRLDSANALIEILMHRDPKARVMLALARHAEAFGEEVDGGIKIRASLEDIALEVNVDDWTVREVIARLKRLRLVTEEQNAMIVSDVGRLQDFLEFLEMPQKFGGES from the coding sequence GTGTCGGATCCGCTCTTCGACCGATTCGGCCGCGAGTTTGAAGCGGGCGACGTCCTCTTCAATGAAGGCGAGTCCGGCGCCGTCATGTTCGTGATTCAGACGGGCTCCGTTCGGATCACGAAAGACGTCGCAGGGGAGCAGAAGTCGCTCGCGGTTCTGGGGCCTGGTGAGTTCGTCGGTGAGATGGCCATTTTGAACTCCAAGCCTCGCGCTGCGACAGCCACGGTCGTCGAGCCCACCCGATGTCTGGTGGTCGAAGCGAGGATGCTCGAGACGATGGTGGCGCGTAATGGTGAGGTCGCGCTTCGTCTCATCAAGAAGCTCGCGAAGCGACTCGACTCGGCCAATGCGCTCATCGAGATTCTGATGCACCGCGATCCCAAGGCGCGGGTGATGCTCGCGCTTGCCCGACATGCCGAGGCATTCGGTGAGGAAGTGGATGGCGGGATCAAGATTCGCGCTTCGCTCGAGGACATCGCCCTGGAGGTCAACGTGGACGACTGGACGGTCCGCGAAGTGATCGCGCGCCTCAAGAGGCTCCGGTTGGTGACGGAGGAGCAGAACGCGATGATCGTGTCCGACGTGGGGAGGCTGCAGGACTTTCTGGAGTTCCTCGAGATGCCTCAGAAGTTTGGTGGGGAGAGCTGA
- a CDS encoding MBL fold metallo-hydrolase → MELRVIGCHGGETPKHRTCAFVVDDVLSIDAGSLTSGLDVGDQARLQACLVSHAHLDHIRDLATIADNRCQMGCPPLVVAGTKGTLRTLQQHFFNNLVWPDFAAIPNREHPTIRYLELEPEQPTLIAGHKVRAVGVTHTIEAAAFVIEGEDGGSIAYSGDTGPTDRLWEVLNAERDLRALLMEVSFPNREQGLATISGHHTPRTLGMDLRKYRAPQDLPTFLYHIKPVFQSEVERECAALRGLNMQVLQLLDHFVL, encoded by the coding sequence GTGGAGCTGCGCGTCATCGGCTGTCACGGAGGCGAGACCCCCAAACATCGAACCTGCGCGTTCGTCGTCGACGACGTGCTCTCCATCGACGCGGGCTCGCTGACCAGCGGCCTCGATGTCGGAGATCAGGCCCGACTGCAAGCTTGCTTGGTCAGCCACGCTCACCTGGATCACATTCGTGATCTGGCCACGATCGCGGACAACCGTTGCCAGATGGGGTGTCCTCCGCTGGTGGTGGCAGGGACCAAAGGGACGCTGCGGACGCTTCAGCAGCACTTTTTCAACAACCTTGTCTGGCCCGATTTCGCTGCCATTCCCAATCGTGAACACCCCACCATTCGCTATCTGGAGCTCGAGCCAGAACAGCCGACATTGATTGCCGGTCACAAGGTCCGTGCAGTCGGGGTGACCCACACCATCGAGGCGGCTGCATTCGTCATTGAAGGGGAGGACGGGGGAAGCATCGCCTACAGCGGCGATACGGGCCCCACCGATCGGTTGTGGGAAGTGCTCAACGCAGAGCGGGATCTGCGCGCTCTTCTCATGGAAGTCAGCTTTCCCAACCGAGAACAGGGGCTGGCAACCATCAGCGGGCATCACACCCCCCGCACGCTGGGCATGGACCTACGAAAGTACCGCGCCCCTCAGGACCTGCCGACCTTCCTGTACCACATCAAGCCGGTCTTTCAGTCCGAGGTGGAGCGTGAGTGCGCGGCGCTGCGTGGACTGAACATGCAGGTGCTGCAGCTCCTGGACCATTTCGTGCTGTGA
- a CDS encoding PP2C family serine/threonine-protein phosphatase: protein MTPSPGACTTPLVSVYSLPMLRTRFAGMTDTGLLRDHNEDNLLVSPEYRIVAVADGMGGHRSGDVASQLAVSTLEDFLSVTVGRDATWPFPADPNLTEEENYVVTGLRLANRRIFDRSLRTLADFGMGTTIVTAMFSKDNTHVTIGHVGDSRCYRLRDGAITQLTRDHSLVSDAVHMAPWMTEEEVRQLPTNVITRALGIREDVLVDLVTDETRHGDVYLLCSDGLSGMVADDQILELVMSSESLEDACKSLIDRANYFGGTDNTTVVLARAEEIIEDLKRPPGLSG, encoded by the coding sequence ATGACCCCCTCGCCAGGCGCTTGCACTACACCCCTCGTCTCTGTCTACTCTCTGCCCATGCTACGGACCCGGTTTGCCGGGATGACCGATACAGGACTCCTCCGGGACCACAATGAGGACAACCTCCTCGTGAGTCCCGAGTATCGCATTGTCGCCGTGGCGGACGGGATGGGTGGCCACCGTTCGGGTGACGTCGCGAGCCAGCTGGCCGTGTCCACCCTGGAGGACTTCCTCTCGGTGACGGTGGGCCGCGATGCCACGTGGCCGTTCCCAGCCGACCCGAATCTGACGGAGGAAGAGAACTACGTCGTGACGGGTCTCCGCCTGGCGAACCGCCGCATCTTCGATCGCTCGCTGCGGACGCTGGCGGACTTCGGGATGGGGACGACGATCGTCACGGCCATGTTCTCGAAGGACAACACCCACGTCACCATCGGGCATGTCGGCGACAGCCGCTGCTACCGGCTTCGTGACGGCGCCATCACGCAGCTCACCCGAGACCATTCCCTCGTGAGTGACGCAGTGCACATGGCGCCCTGGATGACGGAAGAAGAGGTCCGTCAGCTCCCCACCAACGTCATCACCCGTGCTCTTGGCATCCGAGAGGACGTGCTCGTCGATCTCGTGACGGACGAGACCCGCCATGGCGACGTGTACCTGCTCTGCTCCGATGGACTCTCGGGGATGGTCGCCGATGACCAGATCCTGGAGCTGGTCATGTCGAGCGAGTCTCTGGAGGACGCCTGCAAGTCCCTCATCGACCGCGCGAACTACTTCGGTGGGACCGACAACACCACGGTGGTGCTGGCGCGCGCCGAGGAGATCATCGAGGATCTCAAGCGTCCACCTGGGCTCTCCGGCTAG
- a CDS encoding flavin monoamine oxidase family protein has protein sequence MDRRAFLRALGAGWVAQTAAQFPPKVAGRVVGASHAAGHLLRGAPPVASEASARHHADVVIIGGGVSGLSAAWRFAPAGLDVVVLEVEPRPGGTSTWGEDGPVHYPWGAHYLAAPNVEARAALRLLEEMGAVTGWDAAGRPTFDPRRLCHAPQERLFYDGEWHPGLVPADALSSAERDEFARFLALEEELTERRGSDGKFAFQIPLDLSSRDSEFLALDRLSMAEWLDQHGFRTPFLRWYVRYAMLDDFGGNSEDISAWAGLHYFAARKLRTPELEGSHFLVWPEGNGRLVKALIERAKPRLKLGALATAVHPLPEGGATVDYLDLERHEVRRLTARAVVLASPAFVTRRIFPATAPMLPVRTASPWLVANLHVEDVFEPNLPWDSVLYDAEGLGYVDASHQLTDLTANTAPSSALRAPTRRTVLTYYRAYGSRDTIEARAALLAAPWETLAEGVLQDLAPAHPHLRDVLSRLDLMIWGHAMPRPRPGFLGERPFEAPCVLAPGIAWAHVDQTGLALFEEAQARGVRAAESLAGHLGLHLGESWL, from the coding sequence GTGGACCGACGGGCCTTTCTCCGTGCGCTCGGCGCTGGATGGGTTGCACAGACGGCGGCGCAGTTCCCGCCGAAGGTTGCCGGCCGGGTGGTCGGCGCGTCTCATGCGGCAGGGCACCTCCTGCGGGGCGCACCGCCCGTCGCATCCGAAGCGTCCGCGCGACACCACGCCGATGTGGTGATCATTGGCGGGGGGGTGAGTGGCCTGTCGGCGGCATGGCGGTTTGCCCCCGCGGGACTCGATGTGGTCGTGCTGGAGGTCGAGCCCCGCCCGGGTGGAACCAGCACCTGGGGAGAAGACGGTCCGGTCCACTATCCGTGGGGCGCTCATTATCTCGCCGCTCCCAACGTGGAGGCTCGCGCAGCCCTCCGGCTGCTCGAAGAGATGGGCGCGGTCACCGGCTGGGATGCCGCCGGGCGCCCCACCTTCGATCCGCGACGGCTCTGCCACGCCCCCCAGGAGCGCCTCTTCTACGATGGCGAGTGGCATCCTGGTCTGGTCCCTGCCGACGCTCTTTCCAGTGCGGAACGCGACGAGTTCGCGAGGTTTTTGGCTCTCGAAGAAGAGCTCACCGAGCGCCGTGGCAGTGACGGGAAGTTCGCCTTCCAGATCCCGCTCGACCTCTCTTCACGCGATTCCGAGTTCCTCGCGCTGGATCGCCTCAGCATGGCCGAGTGGCTCGATCAGCACGGGTTCCGCACGCCATTTCTGCGCTGGTACGTGCGCTACGCGATGCTCGATGATTTCGGCGGAAACTCCGAGGACATCTCTGCCTGGGCGGGCCTCCACTACTTCGCCGCGCGCAAGCTGCGCACCCCTGAGCTCGAAGGGAGCCATTTCCTCGTCTGGCCGGAGGGGAATGGTCGGTTGGTCAAGGCGCTCATCGAACGAGCAAAGCCACGCCTCAAGCTCGGCGCACTCGCCACCGCCGTGCATCCCCTCCCTGAAGGTGGAGCCACCGTCGACTACCTCGATCTGGAGCGCCACGAGGTGCGACGACTCACGGCGCGCGCCGTGGTGCTCGCGTCTCCGGCCTTCGTGACCCGCCGCATCTTCCCTGCCACAGCCCCGATGCTGCCCGTGCGCACGGCATCGCCGTGGCTGGTGGCCAACCTCCATGTGGAGGACGTCTTCGAGCCCAACCTCCCGTGGGACTCGGTCCTCTACGACGCCGAGGGCCTCGGCTATGTCGACGCATCCCACCAGCTCACGGATCTCACAGCGAACACAGCCCCCTCATCCGCCCTCCGCGCCCCGACTCGACGAACGGTCCTCACGTACTACCGAGCCTACGGCAGCCGCGACACGATTGAGGCGCGGGCCGCCCTGCTCGCTGCTCCCTGGGAGACGCTCGCCGAAGGCGTGTTGCAGGATCTCGCGCCGGCGCATCCTCACCTCCGGGATGTCCTGAGCCGGTTGGACCTCATGATCTGGGGGCACGCCATGCCGCGCCCTCGGCCAGGCTTTCTGGGGGAACGTCCGTTCGAAGCGCCCTGCGTGCTCGCTCCAGGGATCGCCTGGGCTCACGTGGACCAGACGGGTCTGGCCCTGTTCGAAGAAGCCCAGGCGAGAGGGGTCCGGGCAGCAGAGAGTCTCGCTGGCCATCTCGGGTTGCACCTCGGAGAGAGCTGGCTCTAG
- a CDS encoding polyamine aminopropyltransferase: protein MTANEASLTPAPGPMDTSDDAPQGAAAGPPRRAARAALLVSVFVIATSGLVYELITGTLASYVLGDSVAQFSFVIGLYLFAMGIGSYLSQYLESHLLERFVEIELGIAIAGGLSAPLLFKVYTAAGAFKVLLYGLVLLIGTLVGLEIPLLIRLLKFSLDLKQLVARVLTLDYIGALVASLLFPSLLLPRLGIHQTSLFFGVLNAAIAFGSTFLFPIARPSRIRLRALCLLTLVTLSGAFVFVSRFIERAEATYFGAPVVYAAQSPYQRVVLTQSPRTTRLFLNGNLQFSSDDEYRYHEVLVHPAVAALGRSPRRVLILGGGDGLAARELLRYPSVEHIVLVDLDATVTDAFRTLPIATRLNSGALTDRRITIRNEDAYKYLEGSTDVFDLAVVDFPDPGNYAVGKLYTDAFYLLLRERIGVRGLAVVQATSPQYARQSFWTVVTTMEAAGFTTAPLHVYVPSFGEWGFVLAGGEGLAAPGMLGIDAGSLRYLDSAGLPELFRFPRDLGRVDAPINRLNDQKLVAIYTREWASWSR, encoded by the coding sequence ATGACGGCCAACGAGGCCAGCCTGACCCCCGCCCCCGGACCGATGGACACCTCGGACGACGCTCCTCAGGGCGCTGCAGCCGGTCCGCCTCGACGCGCCGCCCGCGCAGCGCTCCTCGTGAGCGTCTTCGTCATCGCGACGTCCGGACTCGTCTACGAGCTCATCACGGGCACCCTCGCCAGCTACGTGCTCGGGGATTCCGTCGCCCAGTTCAGCTTCGTCATCGGCCTGTACCTCTTCGCGATGGGGATCGGCTCCTACCTCTCCCAGTACCTCGAGAGCCATTTGCTGGAGCGCTTCGTCGAGATCGAGCTGGGCATCGCCATCGCGGGCGGGCTCTCGGCGCCGCTGCTCTTCAAGGTGTACACGGCGGCCGGGGCGTTCAAAGTCCTGCTCTACGGGCTCGTGCTCTTGATCGGGACCCTCGTCGGTCTCGAGATCCCGCTGCTCATCCGGCTCCTCAAGTTTTCCCTCGATCTCAAGCAGCTCGTCGCCAGGGTGCTCACGCTCGACTACATCGGCGCGCTGGTGGCGAGCTTGCTCTTTCCCTCGCTCCTTCTGCCACGCCTCGGCATCCACCAGACCAGCCTGTTCTTCGGCGTGCTCAACGCCGCCATCGCGTTCGGGAGCACGTTCCTCTTTCCGATCGCGCGGCCCAGCCGCATCCGTCTTCGCGCGCTGTGTCTGCTGACCCTCGTCACGCTCAGCGGGGCGTTCGTGTTCGTCAGCCGCTTCATCGAGCGCGCCGAGGCGACCTACTTCGGCGCGCCGGTGGTGTATGCCGCGCAGTCTCCCTACCAGCGCGTGGTCCTCACCCAGAGCCCGCGCACGACGCGGCTGTTCCTGAACGGGAACCTGCAGTTCTCGTCGGACGACGAGTACCGCTACCACGAGGTGCTGGTCCACCCGGCCGTCGCGGCGCTCGGGCGATCCCCCCGCCGCGTGCTCATCCTGGGCGGTGGCGATGGCCTGGCTGCACGGGAGCTGCTTCGTTATCCCTCGGTGGAACACATCGTGCTGGTCGACCTCGACGCGACCGTGACCGACGCGTTCCGCACACTCCCCATCGCCACCCGCCTCAACAGCGGCGCGCTCACCGATCGTCGCATCACCATCCGCAACGAGGACGCCTACAAGTACCTCGAAGGGAGCACCGACGTCTTCGATCTCGCCGTCGTCGACTTCCCCGATCCAGGGAACTACGCCGTCGGGAAACTCTACACGGACGCTTTCTACCTGCTGCTCCGGGAGCGCATCGGCGTCCGTGGCCTCGCCGTGGTCCAGGCGACCTCACCTCAGTACGCGCGTCAGTCGTTCTGGACCGTGGTCACCACCATGGAGGCGGCGGGTTTCACGACCGCCCCGCTTCACGTCTACGTCCCCAGCTTCGGCGAATGGGGCTTCGTGCTCGCTGGAGGCGAGGGGCTCGCAGCGCCGGGAATGCTGGGGATCGACGCGGGTTCGCTCCGCTACCTCGACAGCGCTGGCTTGCCCGAGCTGTTCCGGTTCCCGCGCGATCTCGGCCGTGTGGATGCCCCGATCAACCGTTTGAACGACCAGAAGCTCGTCGCGATCTACACCCGCGAGTGGGCCTCGTGGTCGAGGTGA
- a CDS encoding DUF4178 domain-containing protein yields the protein MSTPFDRTAACPSCGAPMTFRFAGAAAQVCKHCKFVVARTDRNLQAVGRMSDLVDIPTPLQLGVMGRWGNEPFVVDGRVQLDREGAPGAPWQEHFVTFPNSGRWCWVASAQGRWYSTSEVALPPGGLPPLGSLRPGAQIQLQGYGVFTVAEVGRRRVISGEGELPSVAAPGIPTGYADIAGPNGAFGTLDYGDGQRIPPKLYLGGQIDPAVLQLASGAPVQQAEAQVTALSCPTCGGNLPLVAPSTAERIVCRYCGTASDLRQGALVALGQAPRPPMEPYVPIGAEGQLRGMRVICIGFVIRGCTVEGERYRWREYLLYAGPRTGYLWLMEEDGAWQLVTPIPPGEVAVAGGSAMFRGASYTFKQRVDAEVEYVIGEFYWKVEIGERVRATEFQGPGGKVSVEEAPSEVTYSFCEPLPGKELASAFNLQPPPVALDASAQGGGLCTIILIVGVILLIIFFIAISDCSGGGGGGGVFIGPSFGGGK from the coding sequence GTGAGCACGCCGTTCGACCGCACCGCCGCGTGCCCTTCCTGCGGGGCGCCGATGACGTTCCGCTTCGCGGGAGCGGCCGCGCAGGTGTGCAAGCACTGCAAGTTCGTCGTCGCGCGCACCGACCGTAACTTGCAGGCCGTGGGGAGGATGTCCGACCTCGTGGACATCCCGACGCCCTTGCAGCTCGGGGTCATGGGGCGCTGGGGGAACGAACCCTTCGTCGTCGATGGCCGGGTGCAGCTCGATCGCGAGGGGGCCCCCGGGGCGCCCTGGCAAGAGCACTTCGTCACCTTCCCGAACAGCGGCCGCTGGTGCTGGGTCGCCTCGGCGCAAGGGCGCTGGTACTCGACCTCGGAGGTCGCGCTCCCACCTGGTGGCTTGCCTCCGCTCGGCTCACTCCGACCGGGCGCGCAGATCCAGCTCCAGGGGTACGGTGTCTTCACCGTCGCCGAGGTGGGTCGCCGACGCGTGATCTCGGGCGAAGGGGAGCTGCCATCGGTTGCCGCCCCCGGGATCCCCACCGGCTACGCGGACATCGCGGGCCCGAACGGCGCCTTCGGAACCCTGGACTACGGCGATGGCCAGCGGATCCCGCCGAAGCTCTACCTGGGCGGGCAGATCGATCCTGCCGTGCTGCAGCTCGCGTCGGGGGCGCCCGTGCAGCAGGCCGAAGCCCAGGTCACCGCGCTGTCCTGTCCCACGTGCGGAGGGAACCTGCCGCTCGTCGCACCGAGCACGGCGGAGCGCATCGTCTGCCGGTATTGCGGCACCGCGAGCGACCTGAGGCAAGGCGCGCTGGTGGCGCTCGGTCAAGCGCCCAGGCCGCCGATGGAGCCGTACGTTCCGATCGGCGCAGAGGGACAGCTCCGCGGGATGCGGGTCATCTGCATCGGCTTCGTGATCCGCGGGTGTACCGTGGAGGGGGAGCGCTATCGCTGGCGCGAGTACCTGCTCTATGCCGGCCCGCGCACGGGCTACCTGTGGCTGATGGAGGAAGACGGCGCGTGGCAGCTCGTCACCCCCATCCCGCCGGGCGAGGTGGCTGTCGCGGGAGGCTCGGCCATGTTCCGCGGGGCGTCCTACACCTTCAAGCAAAGGGTCGACGCCGAGGTCGAGTACGTCATCGGCGAGTTCTACTGGAAGGTGGAAATCGGCGAGCGTGTCCGTGCGACCGAGTTTCAAGGACCCGGCGGCAAGGTCAGCGTGGAAGAGGCGCCTTCCGAGGTGACCTACTCGTTCTGCGAGCCTCTCCCGGGCAAGGAGCTGGCTTCCGCCTTCAACCTGCAGCCCCCTCCCGTAGCCCTGGACGCATCCGCCCAGGGAGGTGGGCTCTGCACGATCATTTTGATCGTGGGGGTGATCTTGCTGATCATCTTTTTCATCGCAATAAGCGATTGCAGTGGTGGTGGAGGGGGCGGCGGCGTCTTCATCGGGCCGAGCTTCGGCGGCGGAAAGTAA